In Armatimonadota bacterium, the genomic stretch CAATACGGCGATGTCCACGGTCTCGGTTGGAAAGACTTTCTCCTCGGTTGTAAATGCTGACTGGATCCAGGACCCTTGGAATCCGCATCCAATTGATCAGCTCTTTTACACCCCACCTCCTCCCCCCCCGCCACCACCATCCACAACAGGGACCAGCTCTAGCGGAAGTTCAGGCTCCAGCGGTAGTTCTGGCAGTAGCGGATCGAGTGGAAGCTCCGGATCAAGCGGAAGCTCTGGATCGAGCGGAAGTTCAGGGAGTAGCGGAAGTTCAGGTTCTACAGGTTCGCCGCCACCACCATCCGGTTTCAACTTGGGCGGAGGAAACAAATGGAAATGAAGCTGCGATCCCGAAGAGCGTTCAGCACCATGGAGATCATTGCTGCCGCCACCATCGGTTTGATGGCAACGGTGCTTCTGGCTCAAACCTCGATCCTTGCTGCCAAAACCTTTAAGAAGGTCAGCGAGGTCGCAAGTGCCCACACAATGGGGCGCCGAGCTTTCGATACTTTTGTTTCTGACATACAGAAAGCAGATCTGTCCATGGCGAAGTTTCCGGCCTGGAGTTCCAGCCCGTGGTACACCGCCAAAGACAATGAATGCGTTATTCTGCGTCAACCTAAGTTCAAGTCTGATTTGACCGTCGATACCAAGAACTGGACAGTCGTCACCTACCAACTCGTGGCAGCATCGGTGCCTTCCGAAGGTCCCTACGTTCTGAAGCGTATCGAGAGTCCGCTAATGGTCGATCCTGGAGTCTCCAGTAGTGCCTCAATGGGAACTTCTCGGATCGTCGCAAAGAACATCAAGAGTGTCCAGTGGAACCAAATGACCAACCAGACCTTCTGGGGAGATCGAAACACCCAGGACTTCTACATTCGGTCAGCTCCAGAGCCAGACACTGCCCAGATCAAGCTGAAAGCTCTCATCGGAGGTGAGGACCGACTTGCGGATGGTAAGGCAACGAGAAGCGGTACCAAGATATCCCTGTACAAAGCGATGGAGTGGGGTGTAGCTATGGATGTGAGCTATCGTATCAAGCCAGACATATCCCTCGATGCCACCGGAGACAACAGCGCTAGCGCCATGTTTGTCAAGTTTGTCTTCCAGCCTCGCTGGACGGCTAACAACTATTCAACCCAAACTCGAGAAATTACGCTTTCCGGCATGCCCCAGCTAGACAACAAGGTGGACTAACTTATGAATTCTAAACTTAGAAGTTTCAATCGTCAACGCGGCATGTCGGTCGTCCCCGTGATGATCTTTGCCCTCGGCTTTGGAGCGGTTGGCGTCAGCATCATGTCGATGTCCAACACCCAAGCCAACGAGGTCAAAGGTGCTGGAGACAAGTGGCAAACCGATGGTCTGGCTTCCAGTGGAGCAAACATCCTCTATGAACAGATTCGTCAGCAAATGATTCAGGACCAGTCCTATCCGTTCGTGCTTGCCGAAACGCCACAGAAGGTGAAGCGGCCAGACAACACAGAAGACACAATCGGGACATGCTCAGCTCGAATCGTTGCAGATCGTCTTGTTGAGAAAGACGAGGGCGGATATCGCATCCAAACCTACTACTTCACGATCGAAGGTCGAGGAGTGTCAAGTTTAGGCAAGGAAAGTATCACTCGGGTCGAATTCAAGGGCGTGATGTGGAGGCATCTCGTTCCTCGGGACACGTATGGGAACAATGGGGCCCCTGATTCGATTTGGTTCCCTACTGGCGCAATCGTCGCGAATGGCGCTGTGAACATGACGACTAACCAAGGGATTAGAACCTTATCAAGCAACGGGGATGCCCACGTAGTTGGAAACAAAGGTATCACGTGGAACCCATTCAGCGGTAGCAAAAACAGCTTCGCTAACCCAAACATCATTGACATTCAAGGCTACTATCTCGTCCCGGACGGCGGTCCTTATACGAGCACCTTATCGAACAGCGGCCTAGCCAATCCTAGCGGCGTCAAAAATTACCGTTCCCCAGCCGCGCCCGCCCAAGGCGATTTCCCGGGAGCGGCCGCCAACTCAGTTATCAAACTTAACGGCGAAGCTTCGTTCCCTGACGCGGGTACGGTTGACGGTTGGGCTGCGGACTATCTGAACTCAGCAAGTGTATCCACGGCAGCGAAGTTTCCGACCGGTCTCAACTCGTCGGCGATTACTCCCCGAGTTTCGGACGGCCAAATCGGAGTTCAATCTCCCGCTCTCATCACCGGAGATCTCAACGTAGCAAATGGAGCAACCGTTCACCTCTGGCCAGCCAGCACCAATCCGAAAAAGAACATCATCTACGTCAAGGGCAACGTCAAAAACCTGGGCAACATTATCAACCATGGCTGCACCCTGATCTTTGAACAAACTTACGAGGATGCTTCTTCGGCAACCTATCGCATCGAGCAAGATGCGTTGACGTTCAAGACCAAGGAAGAAGCGGTCATGAAGTCAGCGCTTCTATCGCTCAAGTCTTCGAAGGATGCGTTCAAGTTCCACACCAACGGATCCGCAACCACCGGTCTGATTTACGCCATGAAAGGGGGAATCCAGATCGACGGTTCGAACGCCGACTTCACCGGGATGCTCCTAGCTGGTGGAAGCGGAACTAACGGAAACATCGACGTGAAACCAGGAGGGGGAAACTCGTTCACGGTGCACTACGAGGCGTACGCAGCGACCGGTGGCAATGTCGTGACGGATGCTGAATCAGTAATCAATACTGAGTACGTCGCCGGAAACGTCGCACAGCCATTCACGCCAACCAAGATGTACAACTGGAATTGGATCAAGTAATTGGGAAACGAGCCGCCCACCGAATCGAATAAACTGATCTGGTGGGCGACCGAGTTCCGATTTTGACTTACCACAAGATCTCGCCGATCACCAAAGGCACCATTTACCCCGGAACCTTTGTTCCGCCCAATCTGTTCGAGAAACACCTTCGCCTACTCAATCGGCGAGGGTTTTCTTCTGTTCGAGTTTCTGACTTATTCAGCGACCGAATGCCCGGCCAACCTATCCTTCTCACGTTCGACGACGGTTTCCAGGACTTCGCCGAAAGCGCTTGGCCACTACTTCAGAAGTATGGTTTCGGAGGGCTGGTTTTCCTGGTTCTCAACCACCTCGGCGGACATAACGACTGGGATATTGCTGTCGGCGACAAACCTGCACCTTTGATGACGCTGGACACAATCCAAGAACTGGCGGGTCGAGGTGCCCAATTCGGCTCCCACACTCTCAGTCATCCTCGACTCGCTAGCCTCGATGAAGCTGACCAACGGCAAGAAATATTCGGGAGTCGGACCATCCCCGCTTCCGACTTCCAATATCCTATTTCTGACTTGTCAATCTGCTACCCCTACGGCTCGTACAACGAAACTACCCTCCGGCTTAGCCGAGAAGCGGGCTACCAGTACGGATTCAGCACCGACAAGGGCCTCAACAACGCCAGTACTGACCCGATGCGCCTCAAGCGCATTGCAATTCGCCACGATACCAGCGTTCCCGCCCTCATTTACAAGCTATGGAGAGGCTTCCGATATGACCGATGAGTCCTTAAAGATAGTTCATGTCACTAGCGCCGGGAGCTATACCTACGGCGCCGTCATGAGCATGATGACCCTCGCCAAAGCCCAAATCGCCGCTGGCGAGGACGTCCAATTCGAAACCTGGAAAGGGCGAAAATTCGGCGCAGAACTTCGGGGACAGGGCTATCGAGCCCACGAGGTCAAAGTCCGCACTAAAATCGACGTCCTCGCCATCCTCCAAATGCGCCGCTGGTTCCGCGAGCAAAGGTTCGACATCGTCCACACCCACCTCTCCACCAGCTCCATCAACGGCTGCCTCGCAGCCCGATTCGCAAAAATCCCCAGCGTCGCCACCGTCCACGGAATGAGCAGCAAATGGAGCTTCATCTTCGCCGACCACATGATCGGGGTTAGCCAGGGCGTGTGCGACCACATCGTTTCCCAAGGCGTTCCCAGGAGCAGAACTACCCCCGTTTACAACGGCGTCGACGTCCCCGCCGGGGTCATGACCAAACAAGAAGCCCGAAAAGCCTTCAACCTCCCGCCAGAAGCTGCCGTTTTCGGTACCGTCGCCCGCCTCACCCGCATGAAGGGCATCGACACCGGCCTCGAAGCCTTCCGAATTCTCGCCGAAAAAGTCCCCGGCTCGCACTACATCCTCGTCGGGAACGGCGACGGTGAAACCGGCTACCGCCAATGGGTCGACAACCACAACTTGCAAGACCGAGTCCACTTCCTCGGCTATCAATCCAACGTCTTCAACCCCCTGGCCGCAATGGACCTCTTCCTCTTCCCCAGCCTCAAAGAGGCAATGGGAATCAGCGTTGTCGAAGCTTTGGCGATGGGACTGCCAGTCGTCAGCAGTAATGTAGGGGGGCTGCCGGAGGTGATTACTCCAAAGGTAGGTGTCCTAGTTCCTGCGAGCGACCCCAATGCGATGGCGAAAGAAGCTCTCGCCGCGCTCCAGAATCCGAACCTACCCGCCGAGGCTAAACTCCGCGCGGAAGCCCATTTTAGTGTCGACTCAATGCGTGAAGGCACTCGCCGGGTCTACCAAATGCTGATCGAAGCCTGATCTTAACTCCAACTTGTATACTGCGCGCGTATGCTTGCGCTGATCGCCTTAAAACTGCTTGCCGCTCCCCAAGCTCCCAGCTGGAGCGACATACGCGCCGAGCTACAAAAGCCCTGGCCCCAAAACCACGAGTTTCGCGTCGTCTGCCACGGACACAGCGTTCCGGCTGGCTACTTTGTCACCCCAAAAGTCGACACGTTCAACGCCTATCCGCACCTCCTCCACCAGGTACTCAAAAAAGAATTCACCAACGCGGTTATCAACGTCGTCGTCACCGCAATCGGCGGCGAAAACTCTGTTCAAGGCGAGAAGCGATTTATGGAGGACGTGATGTCCCTCAAGCCAAGAGTCGTCACCATCGACTACGCACTTAACGACAGAGGCGTCCCACTCGACCAATGCAAAGCTGCCTGGCAGTCCATGATCACCACTGCCCTTAGGAGCAACGCCAAGGTGATCCTTTTAACCCCAACGCCAGATCTAACCGCCAAAATGCTGAACTCCGACGACCCGCTCACGCAACGAGCGTCCATGATTCGCGATCTTGCCAAACAAAACCAAGTCTCCCTAGCCGACCCTTACGCCGCCTTCAGCGACATCCTCAGAGCCGGCAACTCCCTGGAACCGTACATGTCTCAATTTAACCACCCCAACCGAAAGGGCCATGACGTCGTCGTGAAGGAGCTTGCAAAGGTTTTCTTTTCCAAAACGGACTAGCAGGGTGGGCTAGAGTGCTAGCCTTTGTCGAAAACCATCCCAAAGGGATGATGGACGCTCTAGTGTGATCCACCGGACTTCGGGGCTAATCGGACTGTCTTCCAGGTCAAGCGTACAGCCGCTCTTTTCCCAGCGATGCAGTCCGGCAGGACCATCCAGCCACAAGTCGGAGCGAATCCAACCGATTGGTTCGAGGGCAACAGAAATCTGCTTGATCATCTCAACATCAGAAGTGTTCTTCGCTGGTGTCAAGATGAACGCGCGACTCATCCGACCTGTGCTCATTCCGTTATACAAGTAGGACAGCCAGGCGTTATCGCCTGGACCATTCTTCAACCCCAAAACCCGAATCGCCTCATCAACGGGCGAGCTCGCACGAGGCATCAGGATTAGAGTTGCAATGCCTGCCGCAACTCCGGCTCCAGTCCCAACCCAGGCCCTCCTCCGCATGCCCCATTATGACAAACCTAAACTTCAGCAAACTCTCCCGGCAACTGCAACTCGAGAAACTGCTTCTCGAATGGACCAGTCAATCGATCTGAGGTGATCATCAGCAAGGCAATAGTTCGGTTCAAAAACGGCGAGTAGGAGAGCATGATTCGGTCTTCACCCCTCGCCCACTCCCACACGGTCTGGCCCGACCGCTTGACAATCCATCCGTTGGAACCAAGTTTGGAAGTCCACTCTCCGCAGAGTGTCTTGAGTTCACTTTTTGAGTCACGCGCAATGGTGTAACTAGCCAGGCTGCCGTCTTTGCTCCATTGCTTTTCTGAAGGGACAGGAAGAGCGAGCAGCTCTTCAATCGGAATGCGGGTGTAACTTGCGACCGCCGCGACTCGATGCTCTTTGATCGTCCCAAAGAGCACGATCACAAAGAAGCAAACAGTACACCCAACGAGGAAACGGTAAACGTTCTTCATGGGTTTTCAGTGATGATGGATACGGAGGCTATACATGCTCCGGTTCCACGCCGGGCCAAAAGGTCCCGGTTCTCAGTATGAGTTCGTTAACCCAAACTCTCGGCGCAACGCCTCAAACCCGCCAGGCGTAGAAGCCAATGGGTATAATTTAGCAATCTCGGCAGGCGAGTGCTAAAACCCTGCACTCCTCCTCCAGCCCACAAGGGCAGTGGAGCGCCGCCGAAACCAAAAAGAAAACGACCATGGCAAACTTGAAACCACTCGGTGATAAAGTCGTCGTTGAGGTACTCGACGCAGAAGAGAAAACTGCTTCGGGAATCTACCTCCCAGACAGCGCTAAGAAGAAGCCGCAAGAAGGAACCGTCGTCGCCACTGGCAACGGACGAGTCCTCGATAACGGCGAGCGCAACACACTCAACGTCAAAGTCGGCGATAAGGTGCTCTTTAGCAAGTACGGCGGAAACGAAGTTTCCATCGAAGGCAAGGAATACACCATCCTCGACGAAGACCAAATCTACGCCGTCATTGGCTAACTCCGCAACGAAAACTCATGGCTGATTACCGCAACCTCGACGTCTGGCAACAAGGTCGGACACTTGTCACGACCGCTTACCGCTTTACCGAAGTCCTGCCCGACGCCGAAAAGGAACGGCTCACCCTGGAGATCATTCGTGCCTCCTACGACGTCCCGGCGACCATCGCCGTGGCCGCTTGGCAAGACACCGGGAACTACAGCGAAGCCGTCGCTTCGCTGAACCGCCTCGATACCCTCGTGGCTCTCGCCGCCGACCTCGGCTATGTCGAAGAGTTCCACACCAAGGATATCAAAGAGCGAGTCCGCGAACTGAGCCTCAAGCTCGGTTCAATGTCCAAGCCGATGCGAACCGAGCGAACCGACCGCGAGGACCGGCCGCAACGCGACTTCAATCGCGATGATCGGCCCCAGCGAAATTTCGACCGAGACGATCGCCCACCTCGCCGCGACTTCGGAGACCGACCTCCACGCGACTTCAATCGGGATGACCGGCCTCAGCGAAGCTTCGACCGAGACGACCGCCCACCTCGCCGCGACTACGGCGACGACCGACCTCCTCGCCGAGACGAGGGTGGCGACGATCGCCCACCACGTCGCGACGATGACGGCGGCGGACCTCCTCGACGCCCATACGGCGGCGGTGGCGGTTTCCGACCAGGTGGCGGCGGCAGACCCGGCGGCGGTGGCGGATACGGCGGCCGACCAGGCGGTGGACGCCCAGGTGGCGGTGGTGGATTCCGACCCGGCGGTCGCCCAGGCGGCGGTGGCGGCGGATTCCGAGGCCCCCGAGATAGAGACTAATTCCAGTTGGCAGTTTGCAGTTTGCAGTTCAGAGAATCGCAATCCGCAAACAGCCAACCCAACTGACAACTGTTAACTGATAACTGAGAACTGAACATGGCAGCAAAGAACCTAGTATTCGACGAAAACGCACGACGAGCCCTTGAGCGCGGTGTCAACAAAGTCGCCGACGCAGTCAAGGTCACCCTTGGACCAAAGGGGCGAAACGTCGTCCTCGACAAAAAGTGGGGAAGCCCAACGATCACCAAGGACGGCGTCACCGTCGCCAAGGAAATCGAACTCGAAGATCCCTATGAGAACATGGGTGCGCAACTCTGCAAAGAGGTCGCCTCCAAAACCAACGACGTCGCCGGTGATGGAACCACCACCGCAACCGTCCTCGCCCAGGCAATCGTCAACGAAGGCCTCCGCTACGTCGCCGCCGGTGGAAACCCCATCGCCGTCAAGCGCGGAATCGAAAAGGCAGTTGAGCAGGTCATCGCGACCATCAAAGAAACCGCCAAGCCGATCAAGGACAAAGAGCAGGTCGAATTCGTCGCCACCATCGCTGGTAACGATTCCGAAGTCGGAAAGCACGTTGCTGAAGCAATGGACAAAGTCGGCAAGGACGGAGTCATCACCGTCGAAGAGTCCAAGGGCCGAGACACCCAACTGGACGTCGTCGAAGGTATGCAGTTCGACCGAGGCTACATCAGCCCCTACTTCGTCACCGATCCTGAGCGCATGGAAGCCGTTCTCGAGAATCCGATCATTCTGATCCACGAGAAGAAGATCAGCGTCGCCGCCGATTTCCTTCCGTTCCTTGAGAAAGCCGCCGCCGCTCGACGACCAATCCTCGTCATCGCCGAGGACATCGAAGGTGACGCCCTAAGCACCATCGTCCTCAACAAGATTCGAGGCGTGCTCCAAATCGCCGCCGTCAAGGCCCCTGGCTTTGGCGACCGACGAAAGGCAATGCTCGAAGACATCGCCGTTCTCACCAACGGAACCTTTATCAGTGAAGACCTTGGAGTCAAGCTCGAGAGCGTTCTGATCGAGCAACTTGGCACCGCCAAGAAGGTCGTCATCAGCAAGGAAGAGACCACGATCATCGAAGGCGCCGGTTCCAAGGAATCCGTTCTCGGTCGAATCGATCTCATCAAGCGACAAATCGACACCACCGACAGCAACTACGATAAAGAAAAGCTGCAGGAGAGACTTGCTAAGCTCAGCGGCGGCGTCGCTGTCATCAAGGTAGGAGCATCCACCGAGACCGAGCTGAAAGAGAAGAAGCACCGCTACGAAGACGCCCTCTCGGCAACCCGAGCGGCCGTCGAAGAAGGCATCGTCCCTGGCGGCGGAGCAACCCTCCTCCGAGCAGCCGATAAGCTCAGCACCGAAGGTATGAGCACCGATGAAGCAACCGGAGTTGCCATTGTGAAGCGCGCGCTCGAAGAGCCAATCCGACACATCGCCAAGAACGCCGGCCTCGAAGGCTCGGTCATCGTGGAAAAGGTCCGCGCAGCGGCAGACGGCTTCGGCCTCAATGCCGTCACCGGCGAGATTGTTGACATGGTCGCTGCTGGAATTGTTGACCCCGCAAAGGTCACCCGTTCGACCATCACCAATGCCGCGAGTATCGCAGCCCTCGTACTCACCACCGAAACCCTAGTCGTCGACAAGCCCGAAAAGAAGGGCGCCGGAGGAGCAGGAATGCCCGGCATGGACGGTATGGGCGGAATGGACTACTAAGTCAGAACCGACCACCCTTCCGACGGGACGAGAACCTTCTCGTCCCGTCTTCGTTTATCTACGCCTCGAGTTCGATTTCTTAGTAACAAGATCGTTGATCGGAAAGCTCGCATATTTACTAGTTTCGGGATTTCATTCAGTGAAATCGCTGAATAATTAAAAAGAATTTTGTCGAAAACTTAACAAAACGCGCGAGGTTTGGATTAATCTTGCAAGATTCAGATTAGTAGGTCTGTTTGCGTTCGGATTTGCTGAACGCGATCGTTTGGAGGTTCCCGCGCCGATGCTGGAACAGGAAGGCATGAAGAAAAAGCAATATATCGTTGATTCGAGCATTCTCTCGAACAAAACACTTTTGGTTTTAGGCTTAGCTGCGGTGGGCATGTCCCGCGCAAACGCACAGGTCAACGGCACATGGATTGGCACCGCATCTGCTAACTGGAGTGCTACTTCAAGTTGGCTCGGTGGAAACGTTGCTGATGCCGGTGGTACTGCGACATTCAATGACGCAACCGGTCAGACTGCAGGTTTCACTGCTACAGTTGACGTTGCGAACCGAACCCTTTCGGCGATTAACTACAACACTGGGTTTTCGACGACCATCGCGGGAACGTTTGGCATTAACATGTCTGCGACCGGTCTCTCGTTAAACGCGACCAACACTCTCTGGTCGACCCCCTCGCTGTTCTTTACAACTGTCAACACGATCTCTGCGCCGATCAGCGGTACTGGGAACCTGACTAAAACTGGAGCAGGAAGCGTTGCCCTCACTAGCACCACGAGCTCGTTCACCGGTCAAGTCCAGGTGCTCGGAGGAACCCTTTGGGTCAACTCTGGAAACAACGCAACGTTGGGTAACGTTGCCAACGGTGTTTTGCTCGACGGTGGAACTCTTGGAATCAACACCAGCGCACTTACCGCTTCACGAACCTGGACAATTGGTTCAAATGGTGGTGCAATCAACAACTTTGCAGCCCTGACCATGGGTGGAACGCTCACCGGAACTGGCGCGCTTACCAAGCAAATCAGCACCGCAGGCTTGACGATTACCGCTAACGGCTCAACATTCTCAGGGCTGCTACGGTCAGATTCCGGCACTACGACGATTAGCGGTGCCTCTGGTCAACTTGGTGCTGGTAGCAACGTCGACATCAACGCGACTGTAACCCTTGATAACACCACAAACCTTAACAATCGCCTCGCTGGAAGAAGTGTCGTCAGCCGTGGTGGAAACCTAAACCTCACCGGAAACGCCTCGGGAGCTACTTCAGAGTCCATTGGGACGTTAACCGCCCAAGGAGGTAATAGTTTCGTTACGGTGACCCCGAACGCTGCGCAGTCGAACACTTTGACAATCAACTCGCTTGCCCGAAACAACGGCGGAGGCATCTTCTTCAGGGGTGCCGGACTCGGAAATACAGCTGGTGCTGGTGTCGCAAGCGTTGTAGTTACCAACGGTCCTACGATGATCGGCGGCGGCGGAGGTGCCGGAACGACGAACCAATCGATTATCCCTTGGGTGACGTCGCTAAACGGTACATCGTCGCTTGGCGTGAACATGACGACACGCGATAGCGGTACGGGTCAACT encodes the following:
- a CDS encoding four helix bundle protein, which translates into the protein MADYRNLDVWQQGRTLVTTAYRFTEVLPDAEKERLTLEIIRASYDVPATIAVAAWQDTGNYSEAVASLNRLDTLVALAADLGYVEEFHTKDIKERVRELSLKLGSMSKPMRTERTDREDRPQRDFNRDDRPQRNFDRDDRPPRRDFGDRPPRDFNRDDRPQRSFDRDDRPPRRDYGDDRPPRRDEGGDDRPPRRDDDGGGPPRRPYGGGGGFRPGGGGRPGGGGGYGGRPGGGRPGGGGGFRPGGRPGGGGGGFRGPRDRD
- a CDS encoding SGNH/GDSL hydrolase family protein: MLALIALKLLAAPQAPSWSDIRAELQKPWPQNHEFRVVCHGHSVPAGYFVTPKVDTFNAYPHLLHQVLKKEFTNAVINVVVTAIGGENSVQGEKRFMEDVMSLKPRVVTIDYALNDRGVPLDQCKAAWQSMITTALRSNAKVILLTPTPDLTAKMLNSDDPLTQRASMIRDLAKQNQVSLADPYAAFSDILRAGNSLEPYMSQFNHPNRKGHDVVVKELAKVFFSKTD
- a CDS encoding polysaccharide deacetylase family protein; translated protein: MGDRVPILTYHKISPITKGTIYPGTFVPPNLFEKHLRLLNRRGFSSVRVSDLFSDRMPGQPILLTFDDGFQDFAESAWPLLQKYGFGGLVFLVLNHLGGHNDWDIAVGDKPAPLMTLDTIQELAGRGAQFGSHTLSHPRLASLDEADQRQEIFGSRTIPASDFQYPISDLSICYPYGSYNETTLRLSREAGYQYGFSTDKGLNNASTDPMRLKRIAIRHDTSVPALIYKLWRGFRYDR
- a CDS encoding glycosyltransferase family 4 protein, coding for MTDESLKIVHVTSAGSYTYGAVMSMMTLAKAQIAAGEDVQFETWKGRKFGAELRGQGYRAHEVKVRTKIDVLAILQMRRWFREQRFDIVHTHLSTSSINGCLAARFAKIPSVATVHGMSSKWSFIFADHMIGVSQGVCDHIVSQGVPRSRTTPVYNGVDVPAGVMTKQEARKAFNLPPEAAVFGTVARLTRMKGIDTGLEAFRILAEKVPGSHYILVGNGDGETGYRQWVDNHNLQDRVHFLGYQSNVFNPLAAMDLFLFPSLKEAMGISVVEALAMGLPVVSSNVGGLPEVITPKVGVLVPASDPNAMAKEALAALQNPNLPAEAKLRAEAHFSVDSMREGTRRVYQMLIEA
- the groL gene encoding chaperonin GroEL (60 kDa chaperone family; promotes refolding of misfolded polypeptides especially under stressful conditions; forms two stacked rings of heptamers to form a barrel-shaped 14mer; ends can be capped by GroES; misfolded proteins enter the barrel where they are refolded when GroES binds), translated to MAAKNLVFDENARRALERGVNKVADAVKVTLGPKGRNVVLDKKWGSPTITKDGVTVAKEIELEDPYENMGAQLCKEVASKTNDVAGDGTTTATVLAQAIVNEGLRYVAAGGNPIAVKRGIEKAVEQVIATIKETAKPIKDKEQVEFVATIAGNDSEVGKHVAEAMDKVGKDGVITVEESKGRDTQLDVVEGMQFDRGYISPYFVTDPERMEAVLENPIILIHEKKISVAADFLPFLEKAAAARRPILVIAEDIEGDALSTIVLNKIRGVLQIAAVKAPGFGDRRKAMLEDIAVLTNGTFISEDLGVKLESVLIEQLGTAKKVVISKEETTIIEGAGSKESVLGRIDLIKRQIDTTDSNYDKEKLQERLAKLSGGVAVIKVGASTETELKEKKHRYEDALSATRAAVEEGIVPGGGATLLRAADKLSTEGMSTDEATGVAIVKRALEEPIRHIAKNAGLEGSVIVEKVRAAADGFGLNAVTGEIVDMVAAGIVDPAKVTRSTITNAASIAALVLTTETLVVDKPEKKGAGGAGMPGMDGMGGMDY
- the groES gene encoding co-chaperone GroES, translated to MANLKPLGDKVVVEVLDAEEKTASGIYLPDSAKKKPQEGTVVATGNGRVLDNGERNTLNVKVGDKVLFSKYGGNEVSIEGKEYTILDEDQIYAVIG